From the genome of Chroicocephalus ridibundus chromosome 1, bChrRid1.1, whole genome shotgun sequence, one region includes:
- the RASD2 gene encoding GTP-binding protein Rhes, whose product MMKTMSGGNCNLNVPAKNSYRMVVLGASRVGKSSIVSRFLNGRFEDQYTPTIEDFHRKVYNIRGDMYQLDILDTSGNHPFPAMRRLSILTGDVFILVFSLDNRESFDEVKRLQKQILEVKSCLKNKTKESADLPMVICGNKNDHSEIFRKVRSDEGEDLVSSDENCAYFEVSAKKNTNVDEMFYVLFSMAKLPHEMSPALHRKISIQYGDTFQQKSFRMRRVKDMDAYGMISPFARRPSVNSDLKYIKSKVLREGQSREREKCTIQ is encoded by the exons ATGATGAAGACCATGTCTGGTGGAAACTGCAACCTGAATGTGCCAGCCAAGAACTCGTACCGCATGGTAGTGCTGGGAGCCTCCAGGGTGGGGAAAAGTTCCATTGTCTCACGCTTTCTCAATGGCCGGTTTGAGGACCAGTACACTCCCACCATTGAGGACTTTCACCGCAAGGTCTACAACATCCGGGGAGACATGTATCAGCTGGATATCCTGGACACCTCCGGGAATCACCCTTTCCCTGCCATGAGGAGGCTTTCCATCCTGACAG GGGATGTTTTCATCCTGGTATTTAGCTTGGACAACAGAGAATCTTTTGATGAGGTCAAAAGGCTCCAGAAACAGATCCTTGAGGTCAAATCCTGCCTGAAGAACAAGACCAAGGAATCAGCTGACCTCCCCATGGTGATCTGCGGCAACAAAAATGATCACAGTGAAATCTTCCGCAAGGTACGCTCAGATGAAGGTGAGGACCTTGTCTCCAGTGACGAAAACTGTGCTTACTTTGAAGTTTCAGCCAAGAAGAACACCAATGTAGATGAGATGTTCTACGTCCTCTTCAGCATGGCCAAGCTACCTCATGAGATGAGCCCTGCCCTCCACAGGAAAATCTCCATCCAGTATGGTGACACCTTCCAACAGAAATCCTTCCGGATGCGCCGAGTCAAGGACATGGATGCCTATGGCATGATCTCTCCCTTTGCTCGCCGGCCAAGTGTCAACAGTGACCTGAAGTATATCAAATCGAAAGTTCTCAGGGAAGGTCagtcaagggagagagagaaatgcacaATCCAGTGA